The segment GATTTCCAACGGTGATCGCCATCAAAGACAGTCGCATAATCTTTCTTAAACATCTCAGATGAGATAGAAGAATCAATTACATCTTGAATCTCTTTCGCACTTGGCCAGATATCTGCCAAGAGAACTTCCTTGCCGTCCTTGTCGGTGCCAAGTGAATCCTTTTCAAAGTCGTGGTTCATAGTGCCTGCTAGCGCGTAGGCAACTACAAGTGGAGGTGAAGCTAAGTAGTTCATCTTCACATCAGGGCTAATGCGGCCTTCAAAGTTACGGTTGCCAGATAGCACGGCAGTTACAGCAAGATCGTGTTCGTTAACAGATTTGCTGATTTCTATTGGAAGCGGACCAGAGTTTCCGATACAAGTTACGCAGCCATAGCCAACAAGGTGGAAACCAAGTGCTTGCATATATTGAGTTAGGCCAGCGCGATCGTAGTAATCGGTAACAACTTTTGATCCTGGTGCCAGAGTTGTCTTTACCCATGGCTTAGAAGTTAGGCCGCGTTCTACCGCTTTCTTAGCAAGTAGCGCAGCGCCGATCATTACCGAAGGATTTGAGGTATTTGTACATGAGGTAATTGATGCAATTACGACGTCACCATTTTTAATGGTTGTCTCTTTAGCGCCAACCTTTACTGGATAGGCCTCTTTGCCAGTCTTATCTGTGAAATAAGTTGGCAAGATTTTATCGAAGGCCGACTTTGAGTCGCTTAATGAGATGCGATCTTGTGGGCGCTTAGGTCCAGAGATTGATGGAACAACTGTTGAAAGATCTAGTTCAACATGTTCGGAATATCGTGGGCTAACTGATGGGTCATGCCACATGCCCTGTGCTTTTGCATATTGCTCAACAAGTGCAAGCTGATCTTCGCTGCGTCCAGTAAGACGCAGGTAGCGAAGGGTTTCATCATCAATTGGGAAGATTGCACAAGTCGAACCATATTCAGGGCTCATATTTCCAATTGTGGTGCGGTTCGCCATTGGTACAGAGACAACGCCTGGTCCATAAAATTCAACGAACTTTCCAACGACGCCATGCTTACGCAATATCTCGGTAATTGTTAGCGCCATATCTGTGGCAGTTGTCCCCACAGGAAGAGAACCGCTTAGCTTGAATCCAACTACGCGAGGGATCAACATTGAAACTGGTTGTCCAAGCAACGCTGCTTCCGCCTCGATACCGCCGACTCCCCAGCCAAGTACGCCGAGTCCGTTAACCATTGTTGTGTGTGAGTCCGTGCCAACGACAGTATCTGGATACGCGCGGAGCACTCCATTTACGGTGCGAGTCATGATTACTCGCGCTAGGTATTCAATATTTACCTGGTGCACGATTCCGGTTCCAGGTGGAACCACTTTAAATTCATCAAAGGCGCCTTGGCCCCAGCGCAGGAAGCGGTAACGCTCGCGGTTGCGCTCATATTCAATATCGGTGTTCTGTTCGAAAGAATCTTTAGTTCCAAATACATCTGCGATAACTGAGTGGTCGATAACTAGTTCAGCAGGTGCCAGCGGATTTACTTTGGCTGGGTCTCCCCCGAGATCAACGATTGCTTCGCGCATAGTTGCTAGATCTACTACGCAAGGGACTCCGGTAAAATCCTGCATGACAACGCGGGCAGGTGTAAATTGAATTTCAGTATCTGGTTCAACTGATGGATCCCATTGTGCAAGCGCTTTGATGTGATCAGCGGTGATATTTGCGCCATCTTCGGTGCGGAGTAAATTTTCAAGTAAGACTTTAAGCGAGAACGGCAAACTAGCAGCGCCTTCAATTTTAGAGATATCAAAGATTTCGAAATCTTTGCCGCTAACGTTTAGATTCTTCTTGGCACCTAATGAATTTTTGCTCATCGTTTATCCCTCACTGATTTATCTTGACGTCAAGATACCTTAACTCGCTTAAAAAGCGCAACAGATTCGATGTGTTGCGTCATCGGAAAGAGATCAAAGGCGCGAATTTCGGCCAGCTGATAGCCCGAACTTTCCAGATACGCGCTATCTCGGGCAAGGGCTGCGGGATCGCAAGCCACGTAAACAATGGCGCGTGGCTTGAGTGAAACCATTGATTCAACGACGCTCTTGCCGGCGCCTTCGCGAGGTGGATCGAGAATAATTACATCGGCTTTGGAAAATCTCGGCAAGATCTTTTCTACATCACCGGTATGAATTCCGACATTGGTGCGCTCGGCAAAATTTCTAAGCGCATCCCCAGTTGCAGATTTACTACCTTCGACTAGATCAATTCTGCCGCTCTCGCCAACTAATTCGATAGCTTGAGAAGTGAACAGCCCAACTCCCCCATATAAATCAAGTAGATGATCCCCGCTCTTAACTTGAGCGAACTTCAAAACGGCTTCAGTTAGGACTCGTGGCGCTTCCTTATGGCTCTGCCAGAACGAACGTTGTGAAACCTCTAATGGAAATTCATTTACCGCATATCTTGCGATATCTGGACCTTCCGAAGTTCGAACTGGGCTTTCATCGCGCATATATCCCGTCGCAATGGTCCGCTCACCGGTTGAAGAAATCGATACTTCGACCTGCAGATCCCCTTTCCACTTTCGATTACTCAACTCTTGATATTTCAATTCTGGTTGCAGAATTCGACAATCAGAGACCGGAACAACTTTATTGCTACGTGCTTGGCGAAATCCGAGCGCTCCATCACGTGTTGTTACCGCTGTAAAGCGGGTGCGATATCCAAGCGGCCCAGCAACTTCTTCTACCTTCACAAGTACTTCCTTCTTGGCAATACGTGCGAATTGTTCAGTTATAACTTCACTCTTTAGCTGGCGTTGTCTTTCCAGCGAAATATGTTGAAAGTCGCATCCCCCACAACCAGCGCGATGCGCAAATTGGCAAGGGGCGCTAACGCGATCACTAGATGCGCTCACAACTTTCACGACATCGGCGCGATTAAAAGAAGATCCGGTACCGGTTATCTCAATCTCAACTTCTTCACCAGGTATCGCATGGCGAACAAAGATCACTGCTCCTTGGTGGCGCGCTATGAAATGACCGCCATGGGCGATCTTCTCGATGGTGACGTTAAAGCGTTGACCTACGGATAGGTCCGCCTTTCTTTCTGATTTTTCCATTCGAGCATCATCTACCGCCATGTGCCCAAGCCTAGAGGTGGTAAGTTAAACCTTGTGCACGTCGTGATTATGGGATGCGGTCGAGTTGGTTCCTCTTTGGCGAGCGAACTTGAAGCCGCTGGCCATTCGGTTGCAATTATTGATCAATCTCGCGAAGCTTTCCGTCGCCTAGGCCCAGACTTTAAAGGTCGAACAGTCGCTGGCGTTGGCTTTGATCGCGATACCTTGCTTGAAGCCGGTATCGAAACAGCCGATGCATTTGCCGCTGTAAGCAATGGTGATAACTCAAATATTTTGGCAGCGCGCGTTGCCCGCGAAACTTATGGAGTAGCAAATGTTGTTGCGCGTATCTACGATCCAGGTCGCGCTGAGATTTATCAGCGCTTAGGCATTCCAACTGTCGCAACTGTTATCTGGGCAACTGATCAGATCTTGCGTCGCCTAGTGCCAGAAGGTTCACTTTCTGAATGGCGCGATGCCAGCGGAACAATTCAACTCTGCGAGATGCATCCCCACAAAGATTGGTTCGGTCGTCCAATCGCTGAAATTGAATTAGCGATCGAAGCCCGCGTCGCGTTTTTAACTCGACTTGCTGAAGGCTTGATCCCTGATGAGCACACTGTTTTGCAAGAAGGCGATCTAATGCACGTAACAGTTCGCGCCGAAAACACCGCTGCTGTGGAAGCAATTCTGGCGCGCTCACCTGAGGATCATTCATGAGAATTGCCATAGCAGGAGCCGGAAATGTTGGTCGTGCGATTGCGCGCGAACTTCTCGATAACGGACACCAAGTACTTCTAATCGACCGCGATCCAAAAGCGCTGAAGATGGAATCAGTTCCAGATGCCGAATGGTTGATGGCCGATGCCTGCGAAATTACCTCACTCGATAAAGCGGTGTTAAATAATTGCCAAGTTTTAGTTGCAGCAACCGGTGATGACAAAGTTAATTTAGTAGCCTCGTTATTGGCCAAGACCGAATATGGCGTTCCTCGCGTTGTCGCACGTATTAATCATCCAAAGAATGAGTGGCTCTTTGACTCATCTTGGGGCGTAGATGTTGCAGTATCAACCCCACGAATTATCTCAGCGCTAGTTGAAGAAGCGGTAAGCGTAGGAGATGTCGTTCGACTCTTCTCTTTCCGCAAGGGTCAAGCCAACTTGGTTGAGCTAACACTTCCTGATACATCAATGTGCATTGGCAAAACCGTTGAAGAAATTACCCTTCCCGACGATGCATCTCTTGCCGCAATCGTGCGCGATGGTCGTGTGATTACTCCGACTCCAACTGATGTCTTTAGCGCTGGCGATGAGCTTCTCTTTGTTGCTTCAGCAACTGCTGAAAGTTTGATCAAATCCTGCTTTATCGAACAGTAACTTTACTTTTCGCTAACTTTCGTTGTTGGAACGGTTTTTAAGATCATCCAAGAACCATAGGCAGTCGCCAGAAATAGCGGATATCCCATAGCTAGATTTACTGTTCCGAGTAAATTCACATTTCCACTTCGATAAATCGGGTACTGAACGGCGATGCGCGCAAAGAACATCCCAACCCAGAGCCAACTAGCCCGCTTATATGCGCGAGCTCGTGCTGGATCTTTACGCCATTGTAAGTTTTCTCCCAGAATTGGCCCAAGCAATAAACCAAGGATCGGCCATCCCGCCAAGTTGGCAATCAAGTAAACGCTGCCATATCCAAGGTTGGTGAGTAACTTTGGGATATAGAGATCGCTGGCATTTCCGGTGCGGTTGGCAAACCAAGCGCAGATTAACGAGCCAATCAACCCAGAGACTGCATGTTGAATGGTCTCGCGCATGGCTAGGCGAATTATCGTTAAGAGCGCCGACACTGCAACGGATGCAAAAAGTGCGCTTTGAAGTTCATCTGTAACGTTGAAAACAACTAGGAAAATAACTGAAGGAATACCAGAATCAATTAAGCCTTTCTTGCCACCAAAAGCTGCAAGAACTTTCGCCTTATCCTCGTGATGTTCCGGATTACTCATGTGCGACCCGTTGATCCAAAGCCATCAGCGCCGCGACCAGAACCTGGCAGGCTTTCTACTTCTAGGAAATCTGCACGTTCTACCTTTTGAATAACTAGTTGCGCGATGCGATCTCCGCGTTTGAATGAAACGCTCTCGTTAGGATCGTGATTGATCAAAATAACTTGTAACTCTCCGCGATAACCAGCATCAACTGTGCCAGGAGCGTTGACCATGGTGACGCCATGTTTAATTGCAAGCCCAGAACGCGGATGAACTAACGCAACGTAACCATCGGGAAGGGCGATCGAAATTCCAGTTGGAACAAGCGTGCGCTCCCCCGGTGCAAGAACAACATCAATACGCGAGACGATATCTGCGCCGGCATCTCCGCCTTTTGCGTAACGCGGCAGTGGCAGATCAGGATCTAGCCTTGTTACTAATACTTGAACGCCCATTATGGATTTATCTCAAATTCCGGATCTACAAAGGCAAGGATCTCAGGGGTCTTGGCGATATGTTCTAGATACTCTTTCGGAGCGTTCTCTAAAAAGTGTGACATGGGAACAATTACAAAGAGCGCTGCCGCTTTTACCGCGATTTCACCATCTGGGCCACCAAGGCGGCCTTCTGCCGCGGTGTAAACCTTACGATTTACCTGTCCAGTAATTCGCGCGGTGATGTGCAAAGTAGTTCCCATTGGAACTGGTTTTAAAAAATCTGTTTCTAAGCGCGCGGTAACGGCCGGTGAGCGAATCAACCACATCAACTTTCCAAGTGCCTCATCAAATGCCAGCGATAACAGACCACCGTGCGCTAGCCCTGGAGCGCCTTGGTGATTTTCGGTAACAATAAACTCAGCAGTTAAATCTG is part of the Candidatus Planktophila lacus genome and harbors:
- the acnA gene encoding aconitate hydratase AcnA, with amino-acid sequence MSKNSLGAKKNLNVSGKDFEIFDISKIEGAASLPFSLKVLLENLLRTEDGANITADHIKALAQWDPSVEPDTEIQFTPARVVMQDFTGVPCVVDLATMREAIVDLGGDPAKVNPLAPAELVIDHSVIADVFGTKDSFEQNTDIEYERNRERYRFLRWGQGAFDEFKVVPPGTGIVHQVNIEYLARVIMTRTVNGVLRAYPDTVVGTDSHTTMVNGLGVLGWGVGGIEAEAALLGQPVSMLIPRVVGFKLSGSLPVGTTATDMALTITEILRKHGVVGKFVEFYGPGVVSVPMANRTTIGNMSPEYGSTCAIFPIDDETLRYLRLTGRSEDQLALVEQYAKAQGMWHDPSVSPRYSEHVELDLSTVVPSISGPKRPQDRISLSDSKSAFDKILPTYFTDKTGKEAYPVKVGAKETTIKNGDVVIASITSCTNTSNPSVMIGAALLAKKAVERGLTSKPWVKTTLAPGSKVVTDYYDRAGLTQYMQALGFHLVGYGCVTCIGNSGPLPIEISKSVNEHDLAVTAVLSGNRNFEGRISPDVKMNYLASPPLVVAYALAGTMNHDFEKDSLGTDKDGKEVLLADIWPSAKEIQDVIDSSISSEMFKKDYATVFDGDHRWKSLDTPTGKTFEWDAQSTYVRKPPYFDGMPAQPKPVTDIAGARVLAILGDSVTTDHISPAGNIKADSPAGKYLEAHGVARADFNSYGSRRGNHEVMIRGTFANIRLKNMLLDGVEGGFTRNFLDNGAQSTIYDASVAYQAAGVGLVILAGKEYGSGSSRDWAAKGTALLGVRAVIAESFERIHRSNLIGMGVLPLQFTNGDTAQSLGLKGDETFAISGITALNSGGIPKEVTVTAGDKTFTAKVRIDTPGEGDYYRHGGIMQYVLRQLLQ
- a CDS encoding potassium channel family protein, producing MHVVIMGCGRVGSSLASELEAAGHSVAIIDQSREAFRRLGPDFKGRTVAGVGFDRDTLLEAGIETADAFAAVSNGDNSNILAARVARETYGVANVVARIYDPGRAEIYQRLGIPTVATVIWATDQILRRLVPEGSLSEWRDASGTIQLCEMHPHKDWFGRPIAEIELAIEARVAFLTRLAEGLIPDEHTVLQEGDLMHVTVRAENTAAVEAILARSPEDHS
- a CDS encoding PaaI family thioesterase; translation: MSRIASTTAPEGAVIPERHPKAPEIGTKIPSHFGHCFGCGELHPTGLHLVAHAGAGADLTAEFIVTENHQGAPGLAHGGLLSLAFDEALGKLMWLIRSPAVTARLETDFLKPVPMGTTLHITARITGQVNRKVYTAAEGRLGGPDGEIAVKAAALFVIVPMSHFLENAPKEYLEHIAKTPEILAFVDPEFEINP
- a CDS encoding potassium channel family protein yields the protein MRIAIAGAGNVGRAIARELLDNGHQVLLIDRDPKALKMESVPDAEWLMADACEITSLDKAVLNNCQVLVAATGDDKVNLVASLLAKTEYGVPRVVARINHPKNEWLFDSSWGVDVAVSTPRIISALVEEAVSVGDVVRLFSFRKGQANLVELTLPDTSMCIGKTVEEITLPDDASLAAIVRDGRVITPTPTDVFSAGDELLFVASATAESLIKSCFIEQ
- the dut gene encoding dUTP diphosphatase, with product MGVQVLVTRLDPDLPLPRYAKGGDAGADIVSRIDVVLAPGERTLVPTGISIALPDGYVALVHPRSGLAIKHGVTMVNAPGTVDAGYRGELQVILINHDPNESVSFKRGDRIAQLVIQKVERADFLEVESLPGSGRGADGFGSTGRT
- a CDS encoding DUF3159 domain-containing protein, with product MSNPEHHEDKAKVLAAFGGKKGLIDSGIPSVIFLVVFNVTDELQSALFASVAVSALLTIIRLAMRETIQHAVSGLIGSLICAWFANRTGNASDLYIPKLLTNLGYGSVYLIANLAGWPILGLLLGPILGENLQWRKDPARARAYKRASWLWVGMFFARIAVQYPIYRSGNVNLLGTVNLAMGYPLFLATAYGSWMILKTVPTTKVSEK
- a CDS encoding class I SAM-dependent RNA methyltransferase, which produces MAVDDARMEKSERKADLSVGQRFNVTIEKIAHGGHFIARHQGAVIFVRHAIPGEEVEIEITGTGSSFNRADVVKVVSASSDRVSAPCQFAHRAGCGGCDFQHISLERQRQLKSEVITEQFARIAKKEVLVKVEEVAGPLGYRTRFTAVTTRDGALGFRQARSNKVVPVSDCRILQPELKYQELSNRKWKGDLQVEVSISSTGERTIATGYMRDESPVRTSEGPDIARYAVNEFPLEVSQRSFWQSHKEAPRVLTEAVLKFAQVKSGDHLLDLYGGVGLFTSQAIELVGESGRIDLVEGSKSATGDALRNFAERTNVGIHTGDVEKILPRFSKADVIILDPPREGAGKSVVESMVSLKPRAIVYVACDPAALARDSAYLESSGYQLAEIRAFDLFPMTQHIESVALFKRVKVS